A stretch of Lysinibacillus agricola DNA encodes these proteins:
- a CDS encoding thymidylate synthase: protein MTHPEIAYLNLLQHILDNGVKKEDRTGTGTYSVFGYQMRFDLSKGFPLLTTKRVPFKLVASELLWFIKGDTNIRYLLQNNNHIWDEWAFKKWVESDEYSGPDMTDFGRRCLADESFNAVYQKELASFCERILTDDEFARKYGELGNVYGKQWRNWTTSTGESLDQLQDVIHQIKHNPDSRRIIVNAWNPEDVINAGAKGSKAALPPCHVMFQFYVANGKLSCQLMQRSLDTLLGCPFNIASYALLTHLIAHECGLEVGEFIHSIGDAHIYSNHVEQVKEQLSREPKDLPTLKINPNKTSIFDIELEDLSIEGYDPHPVIKAPIAV, encoded by the coding sequence ATGACGCATCCAGAAATCGCGTACTTAAATTTATTACAACATATATTAGATAATGGAGTTAAAAAGGAAGATCGTACAGGAACAGGTACATATAGTGTATTTGGCTATCAAATGCGGTTTGATTTAAGCAAAGGTTTTCCTCTTTTAACGACTAAACGTGTACCATTTAAGCTTGTAGCAAGTGAGCTACTTTGGTTTATTAAAGGGGACACAAATATTCGTTATCTACTACAAAACAACAATCATATTTGGGATGAATGGGCTTTTAAAAAATGGGTGGAGTCTGATGAATATTCAGGTCCTGATATGACAGACTTTGGTCGTCGCTGCTTAGCAGACGAGTCTTTTAATGCTGTTTATCAAAAAGAGTTAGCTTCATTTTGTGAACGAATTTTAACAGATGATGAATTTGCACGTAAATACGGGGAGCTTGGAAATGTTTACGGCAAGCAGTGGCGTAATTGGACAACATCAACAGGAGAAAGCCTTGATCAATTGCAAGATGTAATCCATCAAATCAAGCACAATCCAGATTCACGACGCATTATTGTCAATGCATGGAATCCAGAGGACGTGATCAATGCTGGAGCAAAGGGCAGTAAAGCTGCATTACCTCCGTGTCACGTAATGTTCCAATTTTATGTAGCAAATGGTAAGCTGAGCTGTCAGTTAATGCAAAGGAGCCTTGATACATTATTAGGCTGTCCATTTAATATTGCATCATATGCCTTACTGACACATTTAATTGCACATGAATGTGGTTTAGAAGTCGGCGAATTTATTCATAGCATTGGGGATGCTCATATATATTCAAATCACGTGGAGCAAGTAAAAGAACAGCTTTCACGCGAACCTAAGGACCTACCAACCTTAAAAATTAATCCGAATAAAACGTCAATTTTCGACATAGAACTTGAAGATCTTTCTATTGAGGGCTATGATCCTCATCCAGTCATTAAAGCACCAATTGCCGTTTAA
- a CDS encoding thymidylate synthase: MMNVIFIEAFSGTELLQMMSHDVAGILAAAQGESVTFPVGHFKYEFHNLDFYEENGEIRQELVIYVKKI; encoded by the coding sequence ATGATGAACGTGATATTTATAGAAGCGTTTTCAGGTACAGAGCTTTTACAAATGATGTCACATGATGTGGCAGGCATATTAGCAGCGGCACAGGGCGAAAGTGTGACGTTTCCAGTTGGCCATTTTAAGTATGAATTTCATAATTTAGATTTTTATGAGGAAAATGGAGAAATACGACAAGAATTAGTCATTTACGTAAAGAAAATATAA
- a CDS encoding Rrf2 family transcriptional regulator: MVNSRFSVTIHILSLIATTSDKSQLTSDIIAGSVNTNPVVVRRMIGVLKKAGLLTSQTGIAGYDLLVEPKDLTLLAIYHAIDGPEQLFAIHDEPNPACTVGRKIQRTLEGVYTTVWHAMEEQLQAQTLQDVLDQLR, encoded by the coding sequence ATGGTGAACAGTCGATTTTCGGTAACGATCCATATACTTTCGCTCATTGCAACAACCTCTGATAAAAGTCAGCTAACATCTGATATTATCGCAGGGAGTGTAAATACAAATCCAGTTGTCGTGCGACGAATGATCGGGGTGCTAAAAAAAGCGGGCTTGCTTACGTCACAAACAGGAATAGCAGGCTATGACCTATTAGTGGAGCCAAAAGATTTAACGCTCTTAGCCATTTACCATGCGATTGATGGGCCCGAGCAGCTATTTGCGATTCACGATGAGCCAAATCCAGCATGTACGGTAGGTCGAAAAATCCAACGTACATTGGAGGGTGTTTATACAACTGTTTGGCATGCAATGGAAGAACAGCTACAAGCGCAAACTTTACAGGATGTGCTAGATCAACTTCGTTAA
- a CDS encoding NAD(P)-dependent oxidoreductase — MKIAVIGATGKAGQTIVEEALQRGHDVTAIVRSASKVTANIHVFEKDVFELSQEEVKGFDVVVNAFGAPAGQEELHVKAGRHLIDIFTGIDTKLFVVGGAGSLFVDPEKIVRVMDTPDFPEMFYATAKNQGENLRDLQQSTIAWTFLSPSAFFDPEGPRTGSYTAGEDHLLVNAAGESYVSYADYAIAVLDEIENPKHVNTRFTVTSNK, encoded by the coding sequence ATGAAAATTGCAGTAATTGGTGCAACAGGGAAAGCAGGACAAACAATTGTGGAGGAGGCACTACAGCGTGGTCATGATGTAACTGCGATTGTACGTTCGGCTTCTAAAGTAACAGCAAATATTCATGTTTTTGAAAAGGATGTTTTTGAATTATCTCAAGAAGAGGTGAAAGGCTTTGACGTAGTCGTAAATGCGTTTGGCGCTCCTGCTGGTCAGGAGGAATTACATGTGAAAGCTGGCCGTCATTTAATTGATATCTTTACTGGCATTGATACAAAATTATTTGTTGTTGGTGGGGCGGGTAGTTTGTTTGTAGACCCAGAGAAAATAGTACGCGTAATGGATACTCCGGATTTCCCAGAAATGTTTTACGCGACAGCAAAAAACCAAGGTGAAAATCTACGTGACTTACAACAATCAACTATTGCTTGGACATTTTTAAGCCCATCTGCTTTTTTTGATCCAGAGGGTCCACGTACAGGCAGCTATACTGCTGGAGAAGATCATTTATTAGTAAACGCTGCTGGTGAAAGTTATGTCAGCTATGCAGATTATGCCATTGCTGTGTTAGATGAAATTGAAAATCCAAAGCATGTAAACACACGTTTTACAGTGACTTCTAATAAATAA
- the aspA gene encoding aspartate ammonia-lyase: MSTQRIEKDFLGERALPSNAYYGIQTLRATENFPITGYTIHSALIKAMGIVKKAAALGNMEVHLLSKEIGDAIVEASQEVIDGEWDAEFIVDPIQGGAGTSINMNANEVIANRALEILGKEKGDYQTISPNSHVNMSQSTNDAFPTAIHIAVLNLIDELLLTMENMQAVFHQKAEQFAHVIKMGRTHLQDAVPIRLGQEFEAYCRVINRDIARIRQTRPNLYDVNMGATAVGTGLNAFPDYIKSVDVHLAEISGLPLKGATHLVDATQNTDAYTEVSGALKICMINMSKIANDLRLMASGPRAGLGEIILPARQPGSSIMPGKVNPVMPEVLNQVAFQVIGNDQTISLASEAGQLELNVMEPVLVFNLIQSISIMNNVFRAFTQNCLKDIEANEDRMKEYVEKSVGILTAVNPHIGYEVAARLAREAILSGRSIRELCLEEGVLTKEQLDLILDPYEMTHPGIAGSSIMKFK, from the coding sequence ATGTCCACACAACGTATAGAAAAAGACTTTTTAGGTGAACGTGCATTACCAAGCAATGCTTATTACGGAATTCAAACGCTTCGTGCAACTGAAAATTTCCCAATTACAGGTTACACGATTCACTCAGCCCTTATTAAGGCAATGGGGATTGTTAAAAAAGCAGCTGCATTAGGTAATATGGAAGTACACCTACTTTCAAAAGAAATCGGAGATGCAATTGTCGAAGCTTCACAAGAAGTTATTGATGGTGAATGGGATGCTGAATTTATCGTAGATCCAATCCAAGGCGGTGCTGGCACATCTATTAATATGAATGCCAACGAAGTCATTGCTAACCGTGCCTTAGAAATTTTGGGCAAAGAAAAAGGGGACTACCAAACAATTAGCCCAAACAGCCATGTTAATATGTCTCAATCAACAAATGATGCTTTCCCAACAGCTATTCATATTGCTGTGTTGAATTTGATAGATGAATTACTTCTTACAATGGAAAACATGCAAGCGGTGTTCCACCAAAAAGCGGAGCAATTTGCGCATGTTATTAAAATGGGTCGTACGCATTTACAAGACGCTGTACCGATTCGATTAGGACAAGAATTTGAAGCATATTGTCGTGTTATTAACCGTGATATTGCCCGCATTCGTCAAACTCGTCCAAATTTATATGATGTAAATATGGGGGCAACAGCTGTTGGTACAGGATTAAATGCATTCCCAGATTATATTAAATCAGTAGATGTTCATCTTGCAGAAATTTCAGGTTTGCCGCTTAAAGGCGCTACACATCTAGTGGATGCAACACAAAATACAGATGCTTATACAGAAGTATCAGGCGCATTGAAAATCTGTATGATTAATATGTCGAAAATTGCTAATGACCTTCGTTTAATGGCATCTGGTCCACGTGCTGGGTTAGGGGAAATCATCTTACCAGCTCGTCAGCCTGGTTCGTCTATTATGCCAGGGAAAGTGAATCCTGTTATGCCAGAGGTTCTTAACCAAGTTGCCTTCCAAGTAATTGGTAATGACCAAACAATTTCTTTAGCATCTGAAGCAGGACAATTAGAATTAAACGTAATGGAGCCTGTGCTTGTCTTCAACTTAATTCAATCTATTAGTATTATGAATAACGTGTTCCGAGCATTTACACAAAATTGCTTGAAGGATATTGAAGCAAATGAAGACCGCATGAAAGAATATGTGGAAAAAAGCGTTGGTATTCTAACAGCAGTAAACCCACATATTGGCTATGAGGTAGCTGCCCGACTTGCACGTGAAGCAATCTTATCTGGTCGTTCAATTCGTGAGCTTTGCCTTGAAGAGGGTGTACTAACGAAAGAACAATTAGATTTAATTCTAGATCCATATGAGATGACACATCCAGGTATTGCAGGATCAAGTATAATGAAATTTAAATAA
- a CDS encoding methyl-accepting chemotaxis protein: MSLRKKSIIGFSTLNVLMGVILIIDLANVTSLEWLSTLLTVIGITMTISCIFYVKFKIIKPINQLAESAQAIAEGNLHTAPIEMNSNDEISELAKAFIEMKEQLHTMTQKIASSSTDLSASIEELSASTNEITIAVEEVDSQMEKTTEGLKQAAQSANESAISMQETADGIERITVATQGVFDHAKEANEIAGNGAEILHVAKNQMQFISTSTEKTSELMQQLSSKMTDIKSMTDMITAITDQTNLLALNAAIEAARAGEHGKGFAVVAEEVRKLAEQSKHSATQIVELVVGIESDTKQVATSVEEDLKNVQQGVYVIDEATKSFGTISQNVSKMANQLEDISATSEELSGSANEVTKLVSTIANGMESLSNYTEVILQSVDEQNASMQAVNMVVSQDLCVQAENLQKLTQRFNGQ, translated from the coding sequence ATGAGTTTACGAAAAAAAAGTATAATTGGCTTTTCTACTTTAAATGTTCTCATGGGTGTTATTTTAATTATAGACCTAGCAAATGTGACTTCATTAGAATGGCTATCTACTTTATTAACAGTAATAGGAATTACTATGACAATATCGTGTATTTTCTATGTAAAATTTAAAATTATTAAGCCCATTAATCAATTAGCAGAATCCGCTCAAGCAATAGCTGAAGGAAATTTGCATACTGCTCCGATTGAGATGAATTCCAATGATGAAATTTCAGAGTTAGCTAAAGCGTTTATAGAGATGAAAGAACAATTACATACGATGACACAAAAAATTGCAAGTAGTTCTACAGACTTATCAGCGAGCATAGAGGAACTATCAGCAAGTACAAATGAAATTACGATTGCAGTTGAGGAAGTTGACTCACAAATGGAGAAAACGACTGAGGGTCTTAAGCAAGCTGCACAGTCTGCTAATGAAAGTGCTATTTCTATGCAGGAGACTGCTGACGGCATTGAACGTATTACCGTGGCCACGCAAGGTGTTTTTGATCATGCCAAAGAAGCAAATGAAATTGCAGGCAACGGTGCGGAAATTTTACATGTGGCTAAAAATCAAATGCAATTTATTTCAACTTCTACTGAAAAAACGAGCGAATTAATGCAACAATTATCAAGCAAAATGACGGATATCAAATCTATGACAGACATGATTACAGCAATTACAGATCAAACGAATTTGCTTGCACTAAATGCAGCGATTGAAGCGGCACGTGCTGGAGAGCATGGCAAAGGCTTTGCAGTAGTAGCGGAGGAAGTTCGAAAATTGGCAGAGCAATCTAAGCATTCAGCCACTCAAATTGTCGAGCTAGTAGTTGGCATTGAAAGCGATACAAAACAAGTAGCAACTTCTGTTGAAGAGGATTTGAAAAACGTTCAACAGGGCGTCTATGTCATCGATGAAGCCACAAAGTCATTTGGCACAATCTCTCAGAATGTTAGCAAAATGGCGAACCAGCTAGAGGATATTTCCGCAACGTCTGAGGAGCTTTCAGGTAGCGCTAATGAGGTAACAAAATTAGTATCGACGATCGCCAATGGAATGGAAAGTTTATCTAATTATACAGAGGTCATTCTACAATCAGTCGATGAGCAAAATGCCTCCATGCAAGCAGTCAATATGGTAGTGTCACAAGACCTATGTGTACAAGCTGAAAATTTACAAAAACTTACACAGCGATTTAATGGACAATAA